Proteins from a single region of Hypanus sabinus isolate sHypSab1 chromosome 26, sHypSab1.hap1, whole genome shotgun sequence:
- the LOC132381638 gene encoding zinc finger protein 239-like, with product MDRQQIPARGRPFTCSHCGKVFKNSFSLQRHQRIHTGERPFTCSDCGKGFAQSSDLLMHQRIHTGERPFTCSECGKGFTLSSGLVRHQRIHTGERPFACSECGKRFIRSSELLTHQRMHTGEMPFTCSECGKGFTRSSGLLTHQRIHTGERPFACSECGKGFIRSSQLLTHQRIHTGERPFTCSECGKGFTQSSVLLTHQRIHSGERPFTCSECGKGFTQSSELLAHQRIHTGEWPFACSECGKGFIWSSQLLAHQRIHTGERPYTCPECGKNFARSSHFWRHRRTHTEGKV from the coding sequence ATGGACCGCCAGCAGATTCCCGCCAGGgggaggccgttcacctgctctcacTGCGGTAAGGTTTTCAAGAACTCCTTCagcctgcagagacaccagcgaatccacaccggggagcggccgttcacctgctccgattgtgggaagggattcgcgcAGTCATCTGATCTTCTGATGCACCAACggattcacaccggggagaggccgttcacctgctctgagtgtgggaaggggtttACTCTGTCATCTGGCCTTGTGAGGCACcaacgaattcacactggggagaggcccttCGCCTGCTCCgagtgtgggaaaagattcattCGTTCATCCGAGCTTCTAACACACCAACGGATGCACACCGGGGagatgccgttcacctgctccgagtgcgggaagggattcactcgttcGTCCGGCCTTCTGACGCACcaacgaattcacactggggagaggcccttTGCCTGCTCcgagtgtgggaaggggttcattcGGTCATCCCAACTTCTAActcaccagcgaattcacaccggggagaggccgttcacctgctccgagtgCGGGAAGGGGTTCACTCAATCGTCTGTCCTTCTgacacaccagcgaattcacagcggggagaggccgttcacctgctccgagtgTGGGAAAGGGTTCACGCAGTCATCCGAGCTTCTGGCGCACCAACGGATTCACACCGGGGAGTGGCCCTTCGCCTGCTCCGAGTGCGGAAAAGGGTTCATTTGGTCATCACAGCTTCTGGCCCACCAAcgaattcacaccggggagaggccgtacaCCTGcccagaatgtgggaagaacttTGCTCGATCGTCTCACTTCTGGCGGCACCGACGAACTCACACTGAAGGGAAAGTTTAA